The region ATGCGGCCCGCCAGCTCGGCAGCCGGCCGATCGAAGTCGAGAATCTCCGAGGCGTCCGCCAATTCCAGAAATTGCTGGATGCTGGACGCCGGCCCCTTCTTGTGCAGCCCTTGCACGATTTCCATCACCGTGATGGCCGAGATCGTGAACTGAGTAAATGCCGCGCGGTAGTTCTTGGCCGTGGCGGCCACAGCGGCATTTCGCCCCTTGATGACTTCCGAGAAGATATCGGTGTCGAGAATGGACCGCTTCATTCGGACTTCTGCCGAAGCGGGTACCGCTCGCGGGCTTGGTAGGCTTCTTCGACGATTTTGTCCAACAGTTCGGCGCAGTCAGAAAACGCGCCGATGATGTCTTTGCCGTGCGAAGGTTCGCTCGGCGCGATCGAAAACCGCTCGATCGCCTCGGACACGATCGCTGCGACGGAAACATTTCTTTCCTGCGCCAGGCGTCTGGCTCGCGCGAGCGTCTGTTCGTCTAGATGAAGCTCATCAGTTGACATCGTGTGTTCTCCTCGCGGCACGGTTTCATGGGGGCAGCCGCTTGCGGTTGTTTACAGAATTCTACCACAGGCAGCGCCTGCGATACGCGGGAATTGCTCTCGGCACATACCCAGGCTGAACCCGCCGACCGCTTGACCCCCAGTCAAGCGCGCTAGCCAGGTTGAGCTACGCTCCGCGCATGACGTTCCGCCAAAGCCGCCGCCGACGACCGGCCGTGCGCGTCACCCCACGCCCCGCTCATACGTATACACCGTGGCGTGTTTTGCGATCCGCAGCTTCGGCCCCGCAAATCCGCGGCGCCGTAGTTCCGCGCTCAGTGCCGCCATCATCCCCGCATGCGAGACCACCAGCGTGTCGCAATCTTGCGCGCACAGCCGGTCGGCCGCCGCCAGCACGCGCCGCAAAAACTCCTCGCGACTGTCGCGCTGCGAGCGATGCCCCGTCAGCCAGGCCGCGCGCACCACCCATTGCCACACCCACACCGGCAGGCGCAGGTTGCCGGTGTTGAACTTCGCAAACCCCTGTTCACGCAACAGCGCGCAGCTCTCGATCTCGCCGCGATAGATCGTGTGCGCGGTGAACATGGCTCGCGGCAAGTCGCTGGCCAGGCACGCCTGCCAGCCACCGCCGCCCAGGTCGGCCTCGGTGACAATGGCCTTCGACTGGTCGTACCGCGCCAGCCAATCGATCAGGTCGGC is a window of Pirellulales bacterium DNA encoding:
- a CDS encoding histidine phosphatase family protein; the encoded protein is MRIGLIRHFPVEQPLPTGWNTAADLIDWLARYDQSKAIVTEADLGGGGWQACLASDLPRAMFTAHTIYRGEIESCALLREQGFAKFNTGNLRLPVWVWQWVVRAAWLTGHRSQRDSREEFLRRVLAAADRLCAQDCDTLVVSHAGMMAALSAELRRRGFAGPKLRIAKHATVYTYERGVG
- a CDS encoding type II toxin-antitoxin system VapC family toxin; translated protein: MKRSILDTDIFSEVIKGRNAAVAATAKNYRAAFTQFTISAITVMEIVQGLHKKGPASSIQQFLELADASEILDFDRPAAELAGRIFADLERTGQPIGRADPMIAGIALHHGLVLVTANTNHFQRISELRYPLQLENWREAPAIS